One segment of Mycobacterium spongiae DNA contains the following:
- a CDS encoding MFS transporter, giving the protein MTIASAPKPPEVGHAPQPQRHLGRHWIDDWRPEDPEFWETTGKPIARRNLIFSIFAEHVGFTVWMLWSIVVVHMTASAPGIAAESGWALTPSQALTLVAVPSGVGAFLRLPYTFAVPIFGGRNWTTISAALLLIPCLLLAWAVNHPGLPFGVLVAIAATAGFGGGNFASSMANISFFFPEKDKGWALGLNAAGGNIGVAVVQKVIPPIVVAGGGVALARAGLFFVPMAVAAAVCAFLFMNNLTEAKADVKPVWQSMRHADTWIMSLLYIGTFGSFIGYSAAFPTLLKTVFGRGDIALGWAFIGAAIGSVIRPLGGKFADRIGGARITVVSFAMLAAGAAAALWSVKAVNMPMFFISFMFLFVATGIGNGSSYRMISRIFRIKAEVAGGDPETMVHMRRQAAGALGIISAFGAFGGFIVPLAYAWSKVHFGNIEPALRFYVFFFLALLGVTWYFYLRKGTHMAEVGV; this is encoded by the coding sequence ATGACGATCGCTTCAGCTCCGAAGCCCCCCGAAGTTGGTCACGCGCCGCAGCCCCAGCGCCATCTGGGAAGGCACTGGATCGACGACTGGCGTCCTGAAGATCCCGAATTCTGGGAGACGACGGGCAAACCCATCGCTCGGCGCAACCTGATTTTCTCCATCTTCGCCGAGCACGTCGGCTTCACCGTGTGGATGTTGTGGAGCATCGTGGTTGTCCACATGACGGCCAGCGCCCCTGGCATCGCCGCAGAGTCCGGGTGGGCGCTAACACCCAGCCAGGCCCTGACCCTGGTTGCCGTCCCCAGCGGGGTCGGGGCGTTCCTGCGTCTGCCGTATACCTTCGCGGTACCGATCTTCGGCGGTCGCAACTGGACGACCATCTCGGCGGCGTTACTGCTCATCCCGTGTCTGTTGCTGGCCTGGGCGGTGAACCACCCCGGCCTGCCGTTCGGGGTGCTGGTCGCGATCGCCGCGACCGCTGGGTTCGGCGGCGGCAACTTTGCCTCGTCAATGGCCAACATCTCGTTCTTCTTCCCGGAGAAGGACAAGGGCTGGGCGCTGGGCCTCAACGCGGCCGGAGGCAACATCGGCGTGGCGGTTGTGCAGAAGGTCATTCCGCCGATCGTGGTCGCCGGCGGCGGGGTGGCCCTGGCGCGCGCCGGACTGTTCTTCGTGCCGATGGCCGTGGCCGCTGCGGTGTGCGCATTCTTGTTCATGAATAACTTGACGGAGGCCAAGGCCGATGTGAAGCCGGTGTGGCAGTCGATGCGGCACGCCGACACCTGGATCATGTCGCTGCTGTACATCGGCACCTTCGGGTCGTTCATCGGGTATTCGGCGGCTTTCCCAACGCTGCTCAAGACCGTCTTCGGCCGCGGTGACATTGCGTTGGGATGGGCGTTCATCGGCGCGGCTATCGGTTCGGTCATCCGTCCGCTGGGCGGCAAATTCGCCGACCGGATCGGCGGTGCGCGGATCACCGTCGTAAGTTTCGCGATGCTCGCTGCCGGCGCTGCCGCGGCGCTGTGGTCGGTGAAGGCCGTCAACATGCCGATGTTCTTCATCAGCTTCATGTTCTTGTTCGTCGCTACCGGTATCGGCAACGGTTCGAGCTACCGGATGATTTCGCGGATCTTCCGGATCAAAGCCGAAGTCGCCGGCGGTGATCCCGAAACGATGGTCCACATGCGCCGCCAGGCCGCCGGTGCGCTGGGCATCATCTCCGCGTTCGGCGCGTTCGGCGGATTCATCGTGCCGCTGGCCTACGCGTGGTCGAAAGTCCACTTCGGCAATATCGAACCGGCTCTGCGCTTCTACGTGTTCTTCTTCCTCGCCCTGCTCGGCGTCACCTGGTACTTCTACCTGCGCAAGGGCACCCACATGGCAGAGGTAGGGGTGTAA
- a CDS encoding DNA polymerase domain-containing protein, whose product MTGPVSLHVAGHEVTITHPDKVVFPGNQGQPDLDCYTKLDLVRYYLSVADGALRGVAGRPMMLKRFVKGISAEAVFQKRAPANRPDFVDVAELHYASGRSAAEAVIRNAAGLAWVINLGCVDLNPHPVHDDDLDHPDELRIDLDPMPGVAWQSIVNVALVAREVLEDHGLVAWPKTSGSRGFHVYARIAPHWPFRQVRLAAQTVAREVERRIPELATSRWWKEEREGVFVDFNQNAKDRTVASAYSVRATPDARVSTPLHWDEVSHCDPASFTMATVPRRFADIGDPWAGMDDTVGGLDGLLMLAEELGPPERAPKGSGSAGGPRNRRQSTMPLIEIARTKTKDEAMAALDTWRDRYPAAAGRLQPADVLVDGMRGPSSIWYRIRINLRHVPADQRPPQEELIADYSPWHRS is encoded by the coding sequence ATGACCGGCCCGGTTTCGCTCCATGTGGCTGGACACGAGGTGACCATCACCCACCCCGACAAGGTTGTTTTCCCTGGGAACCAGGGACAACCCGACCTGGACTGCTACACCAAGCTGGACCTGGTCCGCTACTACCTTTCCGTTGCTGACGGAGCGCTCCGCGGGGTGGCCGGCAGGCCCATGATGCTGAAGCGGTTCGTCAAAGGCATCTCGGCCGAGGCGGTGTTCCAGAAACGCGCTCCGGCCAACCGGCCCGACTTTGTCGACGTTGCCGAACTGCACTACGCGTCGGGCAGGTCCGCCGCAGAAGCCGTCATTCGCAACGCCGCGGGACTGGCGTGGGTGATCAACTTGGGGTGCGTCGATCTCAACCCGCACCCGGTGCACGACGACGATCTCGACCATCCAGACGAGCTGCGGATCGACCTGGACCCGATGCCCGGGGTTGCCTGGCAGTCGATCGTGAACGTCGCCCTGGTGGCGCGCGAGGTACTCGAAGACCACGGCCTGGTCGCGTGGCCAAAGACGTCCGGGTCGCGGGGCTTCCATGTCTATGCCCGCATCGCCCCGCACTGGCCGTTTCGACAGGTACGGTTGGCGGCCCAGACGGTAGCGCGTGAGGTCGAACGGCGCATCCCCGAGCTGGCGACCAGCCGCTGGTGGAAAGAAGAACGCGAGGGTGTCTTCGTCGACTTCAACCAGAACGCCAAGGACCGTACGGTCGCGTCCGCCTACTCGGTACGCGCTACGCCCGACGCCCGGGTGTCGACGCCGCTGCACTGGGACGAGGTCTCACATTGTGATCCAGCGTCGTTCACCATGGCCACCGTTCCCCGCCGTTTCGCCGACATCGGTGACCCGTGGGCTGGGATGGACGACACGGTCGGCGGGCTCGACGGACTGCTGATGCTGGCCGAAGAGCTAGGTCCACCGGAAAGGGCTCCGAAAGGCTCGGGATCGGCCGGGGGACCACGCAACCGACGCCAGTCCACGATGCCGCTCATCGAGATCGCCCGCACCAAAACCAAGGACGAGGCGATGGCCGCGCTGGACACGTGGCGCGATCGGTATCCCGCCGCCGCCGGCCGGCTGCAGCCGGCCGACGTCCTGGTCGACGGTATGCGTGGACCGAGCTCGATCTGGTACCGGATCCGGATCAATCTGCGCCACGTGCCGGCGGACCAGCGCCCACCCCAGGAGGAGCTGATCGCGGATTACAGCCCCTGGCACAGATCCTGA
- the fadD2 gene encoding long-chain-fatty-acid--CoA ligase FadD2 has product MPNLSDLPGQPAKIGAKIQEYVERGTAELHYLRKIFESGAIGLEPPLNYAALAADIRKWGEIGMLPAHNARRAPNRAAVIDEEGELTYAELDKAAHAVANGLLDMGVGGGDGVAILARNHRWFVIANYGAARVGARIILLNSEFSGPQIKEVSEREGAKIIIYDDEYAQAVSKAKPALGKLRALGVNPDADEPSGSTDETLAELIARSSQEPAPKASKHASIIILTSGTTGTPKGANRSTPPTLAPVGGILSHVPFKAGEVMSLPSPMFHALGYATATLAMFLGSTMVLRRRFKPPLVLEDIEKHRVTSMVVVPVMLSRLLDALEKMTTKPDLSSLKIVFISGSQLGAELATRALRDLGPVIYNMYGSTEVAFATIAGPKDLQFNPSTVGPVVKGVKVRILDDNGNEVPQGDVGRIFVGNAFPFEGYTGGGGKQIIDGLLSSGDVGYFDENGLLYVSGRDDEMIVSGGENVFPAEVEDLISGHPDVVEATALGVDDKDFGARLRAFVVKKPDTTVDEEAIKLYVREHLARYKVPREVIFLDELPRNPTGKILKRELRNIEVD; this is encoded by the coding sequence ATGCCGAACCTCAGCGACCTGCCCGGGCAGCCAGCCAAAATCGGGGCCAAAATCCAGGAATACGTCGAACGCGGTACCGCCGAATTGCACTACCTCCGCAAGATCTTCGAATCGGGCGCCATCGGGCTGGAGCCGCCGCTGAACTACGCTGCCCTGGCGGCCGATATCCGCAAATGGGGCGAGATTGGCATGCTGCCGGCGCACAACGCCAGGCGCGCCCCCAACCGCGCGGCGGTGATCGACGAAGAGGGCGAACTCACCTACGCCGAGCTCGACAAGGCCGCGCACGCGGTCGCCAACGGCCTCCTCGACATGGGGGTCGGCGGCGGCGACGGCGTCGCCATCCTGGCCCGCAACCACCGCTGGTTCGTCATCGCCAACTACGGCGCCGCCAGGGTCGGTGCCCGCATCATCCTGCTCAACAGTGAGTTCTCCGGCCCCCAAATCAAGGAGGTGTCGGAGCGCGAAGGCGCGAAGATCATCATCTACGACGACGAGTACGCCCAAGCCGTCAGCAAAGCCAAGCCGGCTCTGGGCAAGCTGCGGGCACTGGGTGTCAATCCCGATGCCGACGAGCCATCCGGCAGCACCGACGAGACGCTGGCCGAGTTGATCGCGCGCAGCAGCCAGGAACCCGCCCCGAAGGCGAGCAAGCACGCGTCGATCATCATCCTGACCAGTGGGACAACCGGTACGCCCAAAGGCGCCAACCGCAGCACTCCGCCGACGCTGGCACCGGTCGGCGGGATCTTGTCGCATGTTCCGTTCAAGGCCGGTGAGGTGATGTCGTTGCCGTCGCCGATGTTTCACGCGCTGGGTTACGCCACGGCGACGCTCGCCATGTTCCTGGGTTCGACAATGGTGCTACGGCGCCGGTTCAAGCCACCGCTGGTGCTGGAAGACATCGAGAAGCATCGGGTGACTTCGATGGTGGTGGTGCCGGTCATGCTGTCGAGGCTCCTCGATGCGCTCGAAAAGATGACGACGAAGCCGGATCTGTCCAGCCTGAAGATCGTGTTCATCTCCGGATCGCAGTTGGGCGCCGAGCTGGCCACCCGCGCGCTGCGGGATCTCGGCCCGGTGATCTACAACATGTACGGTTCGACCGAAGTCGCATTCGCGACGATCGCCGGCCCAAAGGATCTGCAGTTCAACCCCAGCACCGTGGGGCCCGTCGTCAAGGGCGTCAAGGTCAGGATCCTCGACGACAACGGCAACGAGGTGCCCCAGGGCGATGTCGGCCGGATCTTTGTCGGAAATGCTTTCCCGTTTGAGGGCTACACCGGCGGTGGCGGCAAGCAGATCATCGATGGTCTGTTGTCATCGGGTGACGTCGGCTATTTCGACGAGAATGGCCTGCTGTACGTCAGCGGCCGCGACGACGAGATGATCGTGTCCGGTGGTGAGAATGTGTTCCCCGCCGAGGTCGAGGATTTGATCAGTGGGCACCCCGACGTGGTGGAAGCCACCGCGCTCGGCGTCGACGACAAGGATTTTGGGGCTCGGCTGCGCGCTTTCGTGGTGAAAAAGCCGGACACCACCGTCGACGAGGAAGCGATCAAGCTCTACGTGCGCGAGCACTTGGCACGCTATAAGGTGCCGCGCGAAGTGATCTTCCTCGACGAGCTGCCGCGCAACCCGACCGGCAAGATCCTCAAGCGCGAGCTGCGCAACATCGAGGTCGACTAG
- a CDS encoding acyl-CoA dehydrogenase, translating into MPIAITAEHRDLADSVRSLVARVAPSEVLHAALETTVETPVENPPAYWQAAAEQGLQGVHLAEAVGGQGFGILELAVVLAEFGYGAMPGPFVPSAIASALIAEHDPHAAVLAELASGATIAAYALDSGLTATRHGPEGEGALVIRGEVRAVPAAAQASVLVLPVAIDSGDEWVVLRNDQLEIEPVASVDPLRPIAHVRANAIDVGDDAVLSNLTMTTAHALMSTLLSAEAVGVARWATDSASAYAKIREQFGRPIGQFQAIKHKCAEMIAETERATAAVWDAARALDEAREAGQTTEAGSGVEFAAAVAATLAPAAAQRCTQDCIQVHGGIGFTWEHDTNVYYRRALMVAACFGRSSEYPQRVVDTATSIGLRSVDVDLDPDTEELRAEIRAEVAALKAMPREQRKAALAEGGWVLPYLPAPWGRAAGPVEQIIIAQELAAGRVKQPRIAIAAWIVPSIVAFGTEEQKQRFLPPTFRGEIFWCQLFSEPGAGSDLAALSTKATRVDGGWRITGQKIWTTAAQFSQWGALLARTDPTAPKHNGITYFLLDMRSEGIQVKPLKELTGNEFFNTVYIDDVFVPDDHVLGEVNRGWEVSRNTLTAERVSIGSSDSNFLATLDEFVDFVRDGQFDQVARHRAGQLIAEGHAAKVLNLRSTLLTLSGGDAMPSAAISKLLSMRTGQGYAEFAVSSFGTDAVIGDPEQSPGKWGENLLASRATTIYGGTSEVQLNIIAERLLGLPRDP; encoded by the coding sequence ATGCCAATCGCGATAACTGCTGAGCATCGAGACCTGGCCGATTCGGTGCGATCCCTGGTGGCGCGGGTCGCGCCGTCGGAGGTATTGCACGCGGCCCTGGAAACAACCGTCGAAACCCCAGTCGAAAACCCGCCGGCGTACTGGCAGGCAGCGGCAGAACAGGGCTTGCAGGGTGTGCACCTCGCGGAAGCCGTCGGCGGACAGGGTTTCGGCATCCTCGAGCTGGCGGTGGTGCTCGCGGAATTCGGTTATGGGGCGATGCCCGGACCGTTCGTCCCGTCGGCGATCGCCAGCGCTCTGATCGCCGAACACGACCCCCATGCGGCGGTGCTGGCCGAACTGGCGTCCGGCGCAACCATCGCCGCCTATGCCCTGGATTCCGGGCTCACCGCCACCCGGCACGGCCCGGAGGGCGAAGGAGCCCTGGTGATCCGGGGCGAAGTGCGGGCCGTACCAGCCGCGGCACAAGCATCCGTCCTGGTCCTACCGGTGGCGATCGACAGCGGCGACGAGTGGGTTGTGCTGCGCAACGATCAGCTCGAGATCGAGCCGGTTGCCAGCGTGGATCCGCTGCGGCCGATCGCACATGTGCGGGCCAACGCGATCGATGTCGGCGACGATGCCGTACTCAGCAACCTGACCATGACGACCGCCCACGCGCTGATGTCCACGTTGCTGTCCGCAGAAGCCGTGGGTGTCGCGCGGTGGGCAACTGACAGCGCATCGGCATACGCCAAGATCCGCGAGCAGTTCGGCAGGCCGATCGGTCAGTTCCAGGCCATCAAGCACAAGTGCGCGGAGATGATCGCCGAAACCGAAAGGGCCACCGCCGCGGTGTGGGATGCCGCACGCGCCCTCGACGAAGCGCGCGAGGCAGGCCAGACAACCGAGGCAGGTTCAGGTGTGGAGTTCGCCGCCGCGGTAGCGGCCACGCTAGCGCCGGCCGCAGCTCAGCGTTGTACACAGGACTGCATTCAGGTGCATGGCGGCATCGGCTTCACCTGGGAGCACGACACGAACGTGTATTACCGCCGCGCCCTGATGGTGGCCGCGTGCTTCGGCCGCTCCTCGGAGTACCCGCAGCGCGTGGTGGACACCGCAACAAGCATCGGTCTGCGTTCGGTGGACGTCGATTTGGACCCCGATACCGAGGAGCTGAGGGCCGAGATCCGGGCCGAAGTCGCCGCACTGAAGGCGATGCCCCGCGAGCAGCGCAAGGCCGCGCTCGCCGAAGGCGGGTGGGTCTTGCCGTATCTGCCCGCACCGTGGGGGCGGGCGGCCGGCCCGGTCGAGCAGATCATCATCGCCCAGGAGCTCGCCGCCGGGCGGGTCAAGCAACCGCGGATTGCCATCGCGGCGTGGATCGTGCCGTCGATCGTCGCGTTTGGAACCGAAGAACAGAAGCAGCGCTTCCTGCCGCCGACCTTCCGCGGCGAAATCTTTTGGTGCCAACTGTTTTCCGAGCCAGGTGCGGGATCCGATCTCGCCGCCCTGAGCACGAAGGCGACCCGGGTGGACGGTGGCTGGCGCATCACCGGACAGAAGATCTGGACCACCGCTGCGCAATTTTCCCAATGGGGTGCGCTCTTGGCGCGAACGGATCCGACAGCTCCGAAGCACAACGGCATCACCTATTTCCTGCTGGACATGAGAAGTGAAGGCATACAAGTCAAGCCGCTCAAAGAGCTCACTGGAAATGAGTTCTTCAACACCGTCTACATCGATGACGTGTTCGTGCCGGATGACCACGTCTTGGGAGAGGTGAACCGGGGGTGGGAGGTCAGCCGCAACACCCTGACCGCGGAGCGGGTATCGATCGGCAGCAGCGACTCCAATTTCCTGGCCACCTTGGACGAGTTCGTGGACTTCGTTCGCGACGGCCAATTCGACCAGGTCGCGCGACACCGCGCCGGCCAATTGATTGCCGAGGGTCACGCCGCCAAAGTGCTCAACCTGCGCTCGACGTTGCTGACCCTTTCCGGCGGTGACGCCATGCCGTCGGCAGCGATCTCCAAGCTGCTGTCGATGCGCACCGGTCAGGGCTATGCCGAATTTGCGGTGTCGTCCTTCGGCACCGATGCCGTGATCGGCGACCCCGAGCAATCGCCCGGCAAATGGGGCGAGAACCTGCTGGCCAGCCGCGCCACCACGATCTACGGCGGCACCTCGGAGGTACAGCTCAACATCATCGCCGAGCGGCTGCTCGGCCTGCCCCGCGACCCGTAA
- a CDS encoding PE family protein, which translates to MSYLVTVPQTVATAAGDLVTIGSSIVEANAAAAAPTTALAAAAADEVSAAIAQFFGAHAQTYQQISAEAMAFHHHFARSLSAAGASYASAETATLQSLQQDLLSVINAPTQALLGRPLIGNGANGTAANPNGGAGGLLYGNGGNGYSPTSGDSAPGGAGGAAGLIGNGGAGGAGFLGGVGGAGGHGGWLYGNGGAGGAGGADGNAATGGMGGNAGLIGFGGAGGAGGAGSATGGAGGTGGAGGTGGWLYGNGGAGGTGGDSIGGRANGGDGGAAGLIGVGGAGGDGGDASGTFGQAGGNGGAGGHGGLLIGAGGAGGTGGIGGTGSPGGGPGGDGGSGGDAGLIGVGGAGGSGGDGVDTGGVAVGGNGGTGGAGGTGGWLFGTGGAGGTGGNGGTHGGLGSAGGIGGVGGAAGLIGAGGAGGAGGLGGPTFPGGDGAAGGRGGDGGSGGWFFGDGGVGGAGGGGADGAGTTSSGGGGGTGGGGGSAGLIGAGGAGGVGGSGGIGLDAGESGGAGGLGGTGGSGGVLVGGGGSGGSGGLGGPGLASASGGSGGTGGSGGGGILIGNGGSGGAGGPGGSGSPDGTGGSGGMGGSGGLLGLNGAPGPSG; encoded by the coding sequence GTGTCATACCTGGTGACGGTCCCGCAAACGGTCGCGACAGCAGCCGGAGACTTGGTCACGATCGGATCGTCGATCGTCGAGGCGAACGCCGCAGCCGCGGCCCCGACCACCGCACTAGCCGCAGCAGCCGCCGACGAAGTATCGGCCGCCATCGCGCAATTCTTCGGCGCGCACGCACAGACCTATCAGCAGATCAGCGCCGAAGCCATGGCCTTTCACCACCACTTCGCACGCTCGCTCAGCGCGGCCGGCGCGTCCTACGCCAGCGCCGAAACGGCCACATTGCAAAGCCTGCAACAAGACCTACTGAGCGTCATCAACGCGCCCACACAAGCCCTGCTCGGACGCCCACTGATCGGCAACGGCGCCAACGGGACGGCGGCAAATCCGAACGGCGGGGCCGGTGGGTTGCTGTACGGCAACGGTGGCAATGGCTACAGCCCCACCAGCGGCGACAGCGCGCCCGGTGGTGCCGGCGGTGCTGCGGGGCTCATTGGCAATGGCGGGGCCGGCGGGGCCGGTTTCCTGGGCGGTGTCGGCGGTGCCGGTGGGCACGGTGGCTGGCTGTACGGCAATGGTGGGGCCGGTGGGGCCGGCGGGGCTGACGGCAACGCCGCCACCGGTGGGATGGGTGGTAACGCCGGGCTAATCGGATTCGGTGGTGCCGGCGGGGCCGGTGGAGCCGGTAGTGCGACCGGCGGTGCTGGCGGCACCGGTGGAGCCGGCGGCACGGGCGGGTGGCTGTATGGCAACGGTGGAGCCGGCGGCACCGGCGGGGACTCCATCGGGGGTAGGGCCAATGGCGGCGACGGTGGCGCCGCGGGGCTGATCGGGGTCGGCGGGGCCGGCGGTGATGGCGGCGACGCCTCGGGCACCTTTGGGCAGGCCGGCGGAAACGGAGGAGCTGGCGGCCACGGTGGGCTGCTCATTGGCGCCGGCGGGGCCGGTGGGACCGGCGGCATCGGCGGCACCGGCAGCCCGGGCGGTGGCCCTGGCGGCGACGGTGGCAGTGGTGGTGACGCCGGGCTGATCGGTGTCGGTGGGGCCGGCGGTAGTGGCGGCGACGGTGTCGATACTGGTGGCGTGGCTGTCGGTGGGAATGGCGGGACTGGCGGGGCGGGCGGGACCGGTGGGTGGTTATTCGGGACCGGCGGTGCCGGCGGGACCGGCGGCAATGGCGGAACCCACGGTGGCTTGGGATCGGCCGGCGGTATCGGTGGGGTCGGCGGGGCCGCTGGACTGATCGGCGCCGGGGGTGCCGGCGGCGCCGGCGGCCTTGGTGGACCCACCTTTCCAGGCGGTGATGGCGCTGCTGGCGGGCGCGGTGGCGACGGTGGTAGCGGCGGGTGGTTCTTCGGTGATGGCGGGGTTGGCGGGGCCGGCGGCGGCGGCGCGGATGGTGCCGGTACGACTAGCAGTGGCGGGGGCGGCGGGACCGGGGGCGGCGGCGGTTCTGCCGGGTTGATCGGTGCCGGTGGCGCCGGCGGGGTGGGGGGAAGCGGCGGGATTGGCCTCGATGCTGGCGAATCCGGCGGTGCTGGCGGTCTGGGAGGGACGGGAGGCAGCGGTGGGGTGCTTGTCGGTGGCGGCGGCTCCGGCGGCTCCGGCGGTCTGGGCGGTCCTGGGTTAGCCTCCGCCAGCGGCGGGAGCGGTGGGACCGGCGGTAGCGGGGGTGGAGGCATCCTTATCGGTAACGGTGGTAGCGGGGGGGCCGGCGGTCCTGGGGGGTCTGGCTCTCCCGACGGGACCGGCGGCAGCGGTGGAATGGGCGGTTCCGGCGGGCTGT